The following are from one region of the Arachis duranensis cultivar V14167 chromosome 10, aradu.V14167.gnm2.J7QH, whole genome shotgun sequence genome:
- the LOC107469890 gene encoding uncharacterized protein LOC107469890 — translation MSHLSLLLVGRLNYILQLCLLSFIRMTKTNQKCSNGGGSGSTWNWVDPEVLNTKSDINIANLTPTKLLQPNHSSVSFGHCTDLDRVCYGSGEEEQERFFFVYKALFTDLMLPLPFSDFHMSILKKIDAAPTQLHPHGWVFVRCFELLCQFHKLTPTVPTFFYFFQLVEKKKGAWLHIHARPGLHKLLSLDLRCFRFKNNFFKVKGSGGGSSVPFFMDQNKNPKFPLCWSEFVKFPDSPVFWSLSDSEKALVTKFQKLKAPFSCSSLINAEESESEEEEEEAEEVKKKPKRKEEVLTRERAAEKMKKKQKVSVENSAAPLTPPPLFHEQNIVADIDMQHLQDFEGEGRVLSLWDRRFDFDHHIRHHLFSSPDQDKLRHTGHTEVGHFVKANALRIAAATEFLVEELEKKERQLCRVVTKLEKAEREVAKCLGELERVKKESEYTELCLMREWKKSVRVSFQNAVDQVQLGFPKLNMDSIMLDPFKVVEGDKLVDMKSRRQDGVFAVSSVL, via the exons atgtctCATTTATCACTACTCTTGGTTGGACGCTTGAACtacattctgcaactttgtCTTCTCAGTTTTATCAG GATGACGAAAACCAACCAGAAATGTTCCAACGGTGGTGGTAGCGGTAGCACCTGGAACTGGGTTGACCCTGAAGTTTTGAATACCAAGTCAGACATCAACATCGCCAATCTCACCCCAACCAAACTCCTCCAACCAAATCATTCAAGTGTATCATTCGGACACTGCACCGACCTTGACCGTGTTTGTTACGGTTCAggtgaagaagaacaagaacggTTCTTCTTCGTGTACAAGGCGCTTTTCACTGATTTGATGCTACCTCTTCCTTTCTCCGATTTCCATATGAGTATCCTCAAGAAGATTGACGCAGCTCCTACACAGCTTCACCCTCACGGTTGGGTCTTCGTTCGGTGCTTCGAACTCCTATGCCAGTTTCACAAACTCACCCCTACTGTTCccactttcttctacttctttcaGTTGGtggagaagaagaaaggtgCATGGCTTCATATTCATGCTCGTCCAGGTCTACATAAGCTTCTGTCTTTGGATTTGAGGTGCTTCCGCTTCAAAAACAATTTCTTCAAAGTCAAGGGGAGTGGTGGTGGTAGCTCTGTTCCTTTCTTCATGGATCAGAACAAGAACCCAAAGTTTCCTCTTTGTTGGTCTGAGTTCGTGAAGTTTCCAGATTCGCCTGTGTTTTGGAGTCTCTCTGATTCTGAGAAAGCTTTGGTCACAAAGTTCCAGAAGCTGAAAGCTCCATTCTCTTGTTCCTCTCTCATTAATG CTGAGGAGTCAGAGtcagaagaggaagaggaagaagctgAGGAAGTGAAGAAGAAACCGAAGAGGAAGGAGGAAGTACTCACAAGAGAAAGAGCAgcggagaagatgaagaagaagcaaaagGTTTCTGTGGAGAACAGTGCTGCTCCTCTTACTCCTCCTCCTTTGTTTCACGAACAGAACATTGTTGCAGATATTGATATGCAGCATCTGCAAGATTTTGAAGGAGAAGGAAGGGTCCTCTCCCTGTGGGATCGCCGCTTTGATTTCGACCATCACATTCGGCATCACTTGTTCTCTAGCCCTGACCAGGACAAGCTCCGCCACACCGGCCACACGGAAGTTGGACATTTCGTGAAGGCGAATGCACTGAGAATAGCAGCCGCTACTGAGTTCTTGGTAGAGGAGCTGGAAAAGAAGGAGAGGCAACTATGCAGGGTGGTGACTAAGCTGGAGAAGGCGGAGAGGGAGGTTGCTAAGTGTTTGGGGGAGCTTGAGAGGGTAAAGAAGGAGTCTGAGTATACTGAATTGTGTCTTATGAGGGAATGGAAGAAATCTGTGAGAGTGTCGTTTCAAAATGCTGTTGATCAGGTCCAATTGGGATTCCCAAAGCTGAATATGGATTCTATTATGTTGGATCCTTTCAAGGTTGTTGAGGGAGATAAGTTGGTGGATATGAAATCAAGGAGGCAAGATGGTGtttttgctgtttcttctgTTCTGTAA
- the LOC107469884 gene encoding ribosome-binding factor PSRP1, chloroplastic, translated as MAAPPLYFHATLRTSPSPSSGRSSTLSLLSRPHFNSSSTKLKTFFPLKHAANATSTTRGGSLSVRMTWDGPLSSVKLIIQGKNLELTDAVKQHVEEKLGKAVQKHSHLVREVDVRLSIRGGGEFGRGPRTRRCEVTIFTKRHGVVRAEEDAESTYGSIDLVSSIIQRKLRKIKEKESDHGRHMKGFNRLKVREPVEPVPLDEEEISAEEEEETIDEVVRTKYFDMPPLTVAEAIEQLENVDHDFYAFRNEETGEINIVYKRKEGGYGVIIPKGDGEAQKLEPLVIEQAREHSLKE; from the exons ATGGCCGCCCCACCTTTATACTTCCACGCTACCCTGCGTACTTCCCCGTCCCCTTCTTCTGGCCGTTCTTCTACCCTCTCTCTACTTTCCAGACCTCACTTCAACAGTTCCTCAACAAAGCTCAAAACTTTCTTCCCTCTCAAGCATGCTGCAAATGCCACCTCTACCACCCGCGGCGGTTCCCTCTCCGTTCGCATGACTTGGGATGGACCACTATCTTCCGTCAAATTGATCATCCAGGGCAAAAATCTAGAG CTCACTGATGCGGTGAAGCAGCACGTGGAGGAGAAGTTGGGGAAGGCCGTTCAGAAGCACAGTCACTTAGTTAGGGAAGTTGATGTTAGGCTATCCATTCGAGGAGGAGGAGAATTTGGGAGAGGACCCAGGACTCGTAGATGTGAG GTAACTATTTTTACAAAGAGGCACGGAGTGGTGAGGGCTGAGGAAGATGCAGAAAGTACATATGGAAGTATAGATTTGGTGTCCTCAATCATCCAACGGAAGCTGAGGAAGATAAAGGAAAAGGAGTCGGACCATGGTCGGCACATGAAGGGCTTCAACAGGTTGAAGGTTAGAGAGCCTGTGGAGCCGGTACCACTGGATGAAGAAGAGATATCTgcagaagaggaggaagaaacaATTGATGAG GTTGTCCGCACAAAATACTTTGACATGCCTCCATTGACTGTGGCAGAAGCAATTGAACAACTCGAAAATGTTGATCATGACTTCTATGCTTTCCGAAATGAAGAAACTG GGGAGATTAATATTGtatacaaaagaaaagaaggaggTTATGGAGTCATTATTCCCAAAGGAGATGGTGAAGCACAGAAATTGGAGCCTTTAGTGATTGAACAAGCTAGAGAACACTCCCTGAAAGAAtga